In Papaver somniferum cultivar HN1 chromosome 9, ASM357369v1, whole genome shotgun sequence, the genomic stretch AAAATTATTAATAAACTACTCTATAGAAGCAAATTTGTAAATAGAAGCACTTCGGTTTTACTTTACCTTCCAGGTCTTAGGATTTTGTACTTTCCTAGCTTTGTGACGTCAACCACGGTCGATCCAGCACGTCCTGAAGGAAGCAAACCGCCATCATAGACATACTCACAGTGCTCCCAAAGGTTCTCAAAATCTTTGATGCATACACTGCTTGGTTGTCCACTTAAGTTTGCGCTGGTAAGGGCAAGTGCACTTCCAGAACCACGTGCAATCACCCGAATAAATTCTGAATCTGGCACACGAACTCCTATACTGTCCAATCCTGGGTTCAGGGATTTCTCTAGTATACTAGACTCACCTGAAATGAACAAATAAAAGATATATGTATTAAAGACCAAAAATGTTATAAATCTATTTCCATCTTTGTACCAAAAATACAAGAGCTACATAAAGCTCATACATTCATTATTCCCTACGTGCACACCTCGAGAATTACTACGCTTGTCTACATTATGTATGGCAAGTGTACAGCAGATAAATAATATATTTGTGAATCAAACCTCGTGTTAGCACAACAGTGACAGGTCCAGGAAGAAGACTATCAAGCAAATCATTAGGCAAATGATCTGTAACGGCAAACCTCTCAATGTCCTTAACATCCCCAACACAAATAGCTAAAGGACTTGTTTGTTTACGCCCTTTAATCTCATAAATCCTATGAACTGCTTCTGCTGAACTGCAATGTAGTAATTGATTAAAAACTACGCCATGAGTAAGTACCTTCGACTACAGCAAAATACAAATTTCACATGAACACAGGGGTAAGTACCTAAGTAGTATTCCTCAACAGCACAATGCAGACACAAAATAGAGGGGTTGAGCTACATGTGCAGATATAATAACGTGTGTAGAACTTTAAGGGTTTTCTTTTCACATGAAGCTCAGAGGTTTAAGCGTATTAGGGTTG encodes the following:
- the LOC113310371 gene encoding yrdC domain-containing protein, mitochondrial-like isoform X2 — translated: MEASDLKRCGLGLDNRITRAVLPATEGYVDEAIQAIKQGKVIAVPTDTLYGFACDACSAEAVHRIYEIKGRKQTSPLAICVGDVKDIERFAVTDHLPNDLLDSLLPGPVTVVLTRGESSILEKSLNPGLDSIGVRVPDSEFIRVIARGSGSALALTSANLSGQPSSVCIKDFENLWEHCEYVYDGGLLPSGRAGSTVVDVTKLGKYKILRPGSAMEETVAILHSHSLQEDKQ
- the LOC113310371 gene encoding yrdC domain-containing protein, mitochondrial-like isoform X1, with protein sequence MNFPAKIAEKLPVLGARFSHPSSNRELPKLRFLNSRHRIRGLVLGLSTAMEASDLKRCGLGLDNRITRAVLPATEGYVDEAIQAIKQGKVIAVPTDTLYGFACDACSAEAVHRIYEIKGRKQTSPLAICVGDVKDIERFAVTDHLPNDLLDSLLPGPVTVVLTRGESSILEKSLNPGLDSIGVRVPDSEFIRVIARGSGSALALTSANLSGQPSSVCIKDFENLWEHCEYVYDGGLLPSGRAGSTVVDVTKLGKYKILRPGSAMEETVAILHSHSLQEDKQ